The sequence below is a genomic window from Actinokineospora baliensis.
CGCGGTCACCCGAGCGCCCGCCATCCGCGACCAGATCGCCGCCCAAGCCGATGTCGCCGTGGTCGCCCCACCGCGGCCCAACCCGGGCAACACCGCCGCGCTGATCACCGTGATCCCGGCGTCCGGCCCCGACTCCGCCGAGACCAACACGCTGGTCCGAGCACTGCGCGACACGATTCCCGACACCGACGGCGCCCGCGTCTACGTCACCGGCACCACGGCGGTGAGCATCGACATCTCGCACAAGCTCGACGAAGCGCTGCCGCTGTACCTGGCGCTGGTCGTCGGGTTGGCGTTCATCCTGCTGATCCTGGTGTTCCGCTCGATCCTGGTGCCGGTGGTCGGCGTGCTCGGCTTCCTGCTGACGATCGGCGCTGTGCTGGGCGCGACGACCGCGGTGTTCCAGTGGGGCTGGCTCTCGGCCGTGGTCAACAGCAACTCCACCGGCCCGCTGATGTCGTTGTCCCCCATCATCATCGTCGGGATCCTCTTCGGACTCGCCATGGACTACCAGGTCTTCCTGGTGTCGCGCATGCACGAGGCCTACGCCCACGGCATGGAACCCCGCCGCGCCGTCACCACCGGCTTCGGCCAATCCGCCCCCGTCGTGGTCGCCGCGGCCACCATCATGTTCGCCGTCTTCGCGGGCTTCGTCCCCGAAGGCGACGCGACCATCAAACCCATCGGCTTCGCCCTGGCCATGGGCATCCTCTTCGACGCCATCATCGTCCGCATGATCGCCGTCCCCGCCGCCCTGGCCCTGCTCGGCCACAGCGCCTGGGCCCTGCCCACCTGGCTGCGCTGGCTCCCCGAACTCGACGTGGAAGGCGCCGCCTTGGAGCGCGACGTCCCAGCCCAGTCCGCCACCGAACCCACGCCCACCCCAACCCGCGAGTCCACCAGCAGCCACATCCGCTGAACTCTGCCGGTTTCCGCTGGCTTCATGCGGACACTGGTTGTCCGCAACCCGCGGGAGGGTCGGTTCATGACGCACGCTGAAGAGCCCGTCGACCATTCCGGCTCCCGCATCGACCACCTGAACATCGCGGTGCCCGACCTCAAGTCCGCGGTGGCCTTCTACGAGCCGGTGCTCGCCGCCATCGGGATCACCAAGATGCTGGAGATCCCAGCGGGCCACACGCAGGGACAACTCGCCATGACCGGCTTCGGCTGGCCCGATCGCAAGCCCTACTTCTGGCTGGTGGACAACGGCACGGTAGGCACCGGCATGCACCTGGCGTTCACGGTCGACACCCGTGACGACGTCGAGGTCTTCTACCGCGCCGCGCTGACCGCGGGGGCGACACCGGTGCACGAGCCCGCCGTCCACCCCGAGTACCACGACGACTACTTCGGGGCGTTCGTGCTCGACCCGTACGACATCAGCCTTGAGGCGGTGTGCCACCGAGCGGTGCGCTGATCCGGTCGCGTGGGCGGTACTGCCCGAAGGGGACGGCAGTACCGCCCGCGCGGGCACCCGTCGAGGCAAGCCGGAGTGGGGGTCTTCGGCGACACTGGGGGGAGTCGGGGCTCGGCGTAGGGAGAGTGCGATGCCCAGAACACTCGACACCACGCATGACGAGCCGCGCGGTGCGCGCCCGGCGGTCCAGGCCCGGGAGAACCTGCGGCCGGACCTGAAGGCCGCCCTGATGCTGCAGCGGACCGCGGGCAACCGGGCGACGAGCCGGTTGCTCGACGCCCGTGCCGTCGGCGGTGGGGTCGAGGGTGGGGAATTGGTGGACAACCGGTCGGGCGCACCGGCCACGCCGACGGTGCAGCGGGACAGTCCCGAGGACGTGACCGTGGCGTTCGGTGGGCAGGTGCGCAGCGCGTCGACCCCGGCGGGGATGGTGGACCGGATCGCGCCGGGGCGGTCGGTGCCATTGGCGTTCACCGTGGCCAACTGGCACACCCCGATGGCCCCGATCACGCTCAGCGTCGCCAACGTCGGCGCGGGCGGGGTCGCGACGGTCAACGGCGGCGCCACCGCCCAGGTCCAGGCCAGCGGCACGGTGACCGTCGCGGGCACCGACCAGACCGCTGTCGGCCAGGGCGCGCAACTGCGGGTCACCGCCACGCTGGGTCGGCGGGTGGTCGCCCAGTCGGCGCCGTTCGCGGTGTGCGCGGTCCCCACCGACTGGACCGACACGCTGATCGGCCCGGTGACCGGCGCTCGGCGCGGCATCGAGGTCCAGGACGGCTGGTCGTCGGACGGGGGAGGCGGGCTCGCCGACCTGGCCGAGACGGAGATCTCCGAGCAGGTGCAGTACTCCGGCGGCACCGGCTGCTTCGCCGGGATCAACCGGGGGACCAACTCCGGTTACCTGCCGGGGCACCAGCTGACCACCGACACGCACGCCATCGCCACCTCGGCGCTGACCGGCGTGGGCCACCTCGTCGCCGACCAGGTGTCCACCTTCAACGAGAAGCGCACCGGCGCCACCGACGTCCCCATGGCGAACTCCGGCATGCGGGTGACCCGCGACGTGCGCGCCAAGTCCGGCGGCGGCTTCGAGATCGAGACCAGCAAGAACGGCGCCGCCACCACC
It includes:
- a CDS encoding VOC family protein; this encodes MTHAEEPVDHSGSRIDHLNIAVPDLKSAVAFYEPVLAAIGITKMLEIPAGHTQGQLAMTGFGWPDRKPYFWLVDNGTVGTGMHLAFTVDTRDDVEVFYRAALTAGATPVHEPAVHPEYHDDYFGAFVLDPYDISLEAVCHRAVR